From a region of the Paenibacillus sp. FSL R10-2734 genome:
- a CDS encoding cyclic nucleotide-binding domain-containing protein has protein sequence MQTINDREAVRALAVKNGLDGIFSPLVTHKMELRRYADEEKLCLVGDQLEGMFILVEGKLKIQTLLPNGKSMLVRFTNPISVIGDVELLHRFPVKNQVESVGESLILFAGRRLLLRELEENTALLRFLVGELSHKLHTLGQASALNLLYPVENRFASYLMSLFADKNGDRRVEEIRTSSLIETAELLGTSYRHLNRIVRRFIDEGIITRNRGRLSVLDEGKLAELANGNLYE, from the coding sequence ATGCAAACGATAAATGACCGTGAAGCTGTCCGTGCCTTGGCAGTGAAGAACGGTCTGGACGGAATTTTTAGCCCGCTGGTAACGCATAAAATGGAATTGAGACGTTATGCGGATGAAGAAAAGCTGTGTTTGGTTGGCGATCAATTAGAAGGAATGTTTATATTGGTCGAGGGCAAGCTCAAAATTCAGACGCTGCTGCCAAATGGCAAGTCTATGCTGGTTCGGTTTACAAACCCGATATCTGTTATTGGGGATGTCGAGCTGCTTCATCGCTTTCCAGTTAAAAATCAAGTGGAATCTGTGGGCGAGAGCTTGATTCTTTTTGCGGGGAGAAGATTACTGCTAAGAGAGCTTGAGGAAAACACAGCTTTATTACGTTTTCTCGTAGGGGAACTTAGTCACAAATTACATACGCTTGGCCAAGCTTCCGCACTAAACCTGCTGTATCCTGTGGAGAATCGATTTGCCAGTTATTTGATGTCTTTATTCGCCGATAAAAACGGTGACCGCCGTGTGGAGGAGATTCGAACCTCCAGCCTTATAGAGACAGCAGAATTGCTTGGTACTAGCTATCGGCATCTTAACCGGATCGTGCGTCGGTTCATTGATGAAGGAATTATTACAAGAAATCGTGGACGCCTAAGCGTATTGGATGAAGGAAAGCTGGCAGAGCTGGCGAACGGGAATTTATACGAATAG
- a CDS encoding ABC transporter substrate-binding protein — translation MKLHSQYLKLHSQFGGATEISVTMDELALTFGCTHRNALHIVNKMMQLEWIQWTPKRGRGSRSLLQFLVPSEEIALQSMMQAISRKDVHKAIEGIKTHASSSSLQDTLQGWLLTYFGHHSEILSDKQIDTLRLPITQQLHTFDPLHMNLLAESFVSSHVFDGLVRRSGERDKIVPSLAHAWEVDESRTIWTFFLRKEVLFHHGKVLTAKDVVYSLGRLMRTSKRTLYSYIFKEIQRVSALNPSTVQITLKQPNELFLPFLCTSRAAIVPRDLEEMDEHTFGRRPVGTGPFKVVDMNEDTCVLEVFPYYFQGRAHLDRVEILYVPWDTETSSSDTGSAFHVIQNPSSTNSSSWSRIHSESYIRKFVTCNTQKKGPLSDPLLRAKIVSCLKNDSASIVQEEIEDQEIKLQISTIPQYASDAEFIAAKLGHQAYSCTVVSVSPEEFKGPVRLESDLIVFSLYRDEDEQLRLFDLYLTLSQHIEPHTRADIEGWLYTIAREPNPEARSESFSVIENRLIGEHHLHILYEKPTQTAYLPSVRGVSFNSQGWVDLRHLWFPPLLPS, via the coding sequence ATGAAGCTGCATAGCCAATATTTAAAACTGCATTCTCAGTTTGGGGGAGCGACAGAAATCTCAGTTACTATGGATGAGCTAGCGTTGACCTTCGGATGTACACACCGCAATGCCTTGCACATAGTGAATAAAATGATGCAGCTAGAATGGATCCAATGGACGCCTAAACGCGGGCGCGGAAGCCGTTCCTTGTTACAGTTCCTTGTTCCTTCCGAAGAAATTGCGCTTCAATCCATGATGCAGGCCATAAGCCGTAAAGATGTGCACAAAGCCATTGAAGGCATCAAAACCCATGCCAGCTCCTCCTCGTTGCAGGATACATTACAAGGTTGGCTGCTGACCTATTTTGGCCATCATTCTGAAATCCTTAGTGATAAACAGATTGATACTCTGCGGCTTCCCATCACGCAGCAGCTACATACCTTCGATCCACTCCATATGAATCTACTCGCAGAGTCCTTTGTTTCCAGTCATGTCTTCGACGGACTAGTGAGGCGCAGCGGAGAACGGGATAAGATTGTGCCAAGTCTTGCTCACGCTTGGGAAGTGGATGAGAGCCGTACCATCTGGACTTTTTTTCTGCGCAAGGAAGTGTTGTTCCATCATGGAAAAGTACTTACGGCTAAAGATGTAGTCTATTCCTTGGGACGGCTGATGCGAACCTCAAAGCGAACACTCTATAGCTATATTTTCAAAGAAATTCAGCGGGTCAGCGCACTAAATCCATCCACTGTTCAAATTACGCTTAAGCAGCCCAATGAGCTATTTCTCCCTTTCTTGTGCACGAGCAGAGCCGCTATTGTTCCGCGTGATTTAGAAGAAATGGACGAACATACCTTTGGCCGCAGACCGGTGGGGACAGGACCATTCAAGGTTGTAGACATGAACGAGGACACTTGTGTGCTGGAGGTTTTTCCTTATTATTTCCAAGGACGAGCTCATTTGGATCGAGTTGAAATACTCTATGTTCCGTGGGATACCGAGACCAGTTCCTCAGATACTGGTTCAGCTTTTCATGTGATTCAGAACCCTTCATCCACCAATTCTTCATCTTGGAGCCGGATTCATTCGGAGTCCTACATTCGTAAATTCGTTACCTGCAACACGCAAAAAAAGGGACCGCTTAGCGACCCCCTTCTTCGAGCAAAGATAGTATCCTGTTTAAAAAACGATTCTGCATCTATTGTGCAAGAGGAGATAGAAGATCAAGAAATCAAACTGCAAATATCGACCATTCCGCAATATGCTAGCGATGCTGAGTTCATTGCTGCTAAACTTGGGCATCAAGCTTATTCGTGTACTGTTGTTTCCGTATCTCCAGAAGAATTCAAAGGACCCGTCCGGCTGGAATCTGACCTGATAGTCTTCTCTTTATATCGTGACGAGGATGAACAGCTTCGTTTATTTGATCTATACCTTACGCTTTCCCAGCATATAGAACCGCATACCCGGGCAGATATTGAAGGCTGGTTATACACGATTGCAAGGGAACCTAACCCTGAGGCTAGATCTGAAAGCTTTAGTGTCATTGAGAACCGCCTTATCGGGGAGCATCATCTGCATATCTTGTATGAAAAACCCACCCAAACCGCTTATCTCCCCTCAGTCCGAGGCGTAAGCTTCAATAGTCAGGGCTGGGTAGATCTTCGTCATTTGTGGTTTCCGCCGCTGCTTCCTTCCTAA